CTAAATATATATCTCTTAATAAGTTTATTGTTGTACCAACTCCCAAGTCTATACCAGTACCGCTATCACTATTGAAAGCTGATACTAGGCCACCTGTAACAAAAATTGATGCTTTGTTACCTTCAATTATATTGTAATAATAATTTCCTTGAATAAAGTTATCTCTACAGTTGTGATGACACATAAATCCTAATCTTACATCCATTCTGTGCCGATCTAATCTATAACCAATTCCAGCTTCTAATGTATCGTAGCTAGTAGCAATACCAGTTGAAAATTTTATATAGAATTGTTGTGAAGTATCAATACCACCTTTAGAGGCATTGAAGTTTACATTATTATTCGCTGTACATATCGATGGTGAAGATAATACAACGAATGCTAATATAACAGCATAACCCGGTTGTAAAAGTAATTTCAAAACATTCATATTAACTTCTCTTTTTAATATTAACATATTAGCTATCTGTTGAAACCTAATACCATGGGACTGATTGTTCCATTAGAAAGTTGAATACATCTGCATTACCGCTTTTAGCAGCATAATCTATAGTAGTCATGCCGTTATCATCTTTTGCATCAATATCTGCTCCATAATCAATCAAAAGCTGTATAATATCTATGATTTTATTACGAACAGCAATATGTAGTAGCGTTTCTCCTTCATCATATTTTTTATTAATACCAGTAGAATTATGTTTTAGCATAATTGCTAAAGGTTCTACACATTTGCATTCAACAGCATCAGATAAAGGTGTATTACCTTGATTATTCTCGATATTTACATCAGCATTATATTTTAGCAGTAATGCTATATGATCATTGCAATAGGTAGGATATTTTTCGAAAAATTCATAATATACTTGAATTGTTTCAACAACAAGAT
This genomic interval from Orientia tsutsugamushi contains the following:
- a CDS encoding ankyrin repeat domain-containing protein, giving the protein MILKSKTKYTLHSAIQDGDIKKVKQLINKDITLVNSKYKDGTTALSVALKYKNLPIAKILLNNEANVNAQDNDGHTALHLVVETIQVYYEFFEKYPTYCNDHIALLLKYNADVNIENNQGNTPLSDAVECKCVEPLAIMLKHNSTGINKKYDEGETLLHIAVRNKIIDIIQLLIDYGADIDAKDDNGMTTIDYAAKSGNADVFNFLMEQSVPWY